A window of Cottoperca gobio chromosome 16, fCotGob3.1, whole genome shotgun sequence contains these coding sequences:
- the LOC115021560 gene encoding uncharacterized protein LOC115021560, protein MVVTAPIRERRENVLSFLNDTLGTTTENAISANTTAYRNPPSTTVKEQDSEAANSLTDMSEAQSTESSNSNGFTGSEVSDKSGGESRVLDSDEIMIPKVVEKDKAPPRRKTNVGPMDMSSNLVQGSRDSEEGETVDAQETENLSGKQVICLSGDQVTGNLQRRATPGRVHRLSDMLVAGPSRDLLDRDSLEYNNGRPALVGSRGDTDYDETREFISSETYPIAPAEHNPSVIFVPAKSRAS, encoded by the exons ATGGTGGTAACTGCCCCAATCAGAG agcgaagagaaaatgtgttaaGCTTCCTAAATG ATACACTTGGCACAACTACTGAAAATGCCATATCTGCAAATACAACAG CATATCGAAACCCACCAAGTACAACTGTGAAAGAGCAAGATTCTGAAG caGCAAACTCCCTCACTGATATGTCAGAGGCACAATCTACAGAGAGTTCTAACTCCAATGGATTTACAG gaTCTGAAGTATCTGATAAAAGTGGAGGTGAAAGCAGAG TCCTTGACAGTGATGAGATCATGATTCCTAAAGTTGTGGAGAAAGATAAAGCACCACCAAGGAGGAAAACCAATGTGGGGCCAATGGATATGAGCAGCAATCTGGTTCAGGGGAGCAGGGATAGTGAGGAAGGAGAGACGGTGGATGCTCAAGAAACTGAAAATCTGTCTGGAAAACAAGTTATCTGTTTGAGTGGAGACCAAGTGACTGGCAACCTCCAAAGAAGGGCAACACCAGGAAGAGTTCATAGGTTAAGTGATATGTTGGTTGCGGGTCCAAGCAGAGATCTGCTGGATCGGGATAGTTTGGAGTACAACAATGGCAGACCGGCTCTAGTGGGCAGCAGAGGAGATACAGACTATGATG AAACCAGAGAATTTATCAGCTCTGAAACTTATCCAATag CCCCTGCAGAGCACAACCCCAGTGTCATCTTTGTTCCAGCAAAGAGCAGAGCCTCCTGA
- the tyrobp gene encoding TYRO protein tyrosine kinase-binding protein, with the protein MSDALCIVGSLFGSTEGQQDCGSCYLINMGSVMGIIASDILLTILIIISVFCFATHHKRRREWDSRDGKRNLPSSVSKKIATEVTESPYQELHGVQSDVYCDLQHFRK; encoded by the exons ATGTCTGACGCTCTTTGTATTGTGGGTTCGTTGTTTG GATCTACAGAAGGACAGCAAG ACTGTGGTTCCTGTTACCTGATAAATATGGGCTCTGTCATGGGCATTATCGCCTCGGATATCCTCTTGACCATCTTGATCATCATTTCTGTGTTCTGCTTCGCAACTCATCACAAGAGAAGGAGGGAATGGGATTCTCGTGATG GAAAAAGAAATCTGCCATCATCAGTATCAAAGAAAATAGCAACAGAAGTCACAGAATCTCCATACCAG GAGTTACATGGAGTCCAATCAGATGTGTACTGTGATCTTCAGCACTTTAGGAAATGA